The following proteins are co-located in the Clostridiales bacterium genome:
- a CDS encoding MFS transporter: protein MDKDDIKQNIENNSDVKNNGRNWVIVILFLGWMFACIDRNLMSISMVQVQDEFGINATTTGMILSAFFLGCIIIQLPGGLLVDKWGARNVLLVATLAWAVFTGLTAIAWSVAALFVVRVIFGFFDGFFPNASSKTIAETFPLRQRARAKSLVMIGGTVGTIIAAGAGAPLVVAHGWRMTFFYTALIGLSIFLLYFFGLRRSTAGGAAAANTAEQKPNVSVKSLLKQRVTWALFFTALSIQFVGWGVSSWMPIYLVRARGVDIETMGMLVALSSAVIMLAALFVGYLLDKISGYEKYFAIFGGLSTAIFLVLLTTASNAIMAVIFQTLASLGCVFVNMVVMTNPLKRYPVEAVGTANGIIATGSQLGSFLSPLVMGITIDASGGSFTSGFLLLAGFVLIAAAAGSQIPVIKGLNKPKNTNVETKAS, encoded by the coding sequence ATGGACAAAGACGATATCAAACAAAACATAGAAAATAACTCTGACGTGAAAAATAATGGACGCAATTGGGTAATAGTCATACTTTTCCTGGGATGGATGTTCGCGTGTATTGACCGTAACCTAATGAGTATTTCTATGGTACAGGTTCAAGACGAGTTTGGCATTAATGCAACTACAACGGGTATGATCTTAAGCGCTTTCTTCCTGGGATGCATTATAATACAGCTCCCCGGCGGACTTTTAGTAGACAAATGGGGCGCCAGAAATGTGCTCCTTGTGGCCACTTTGGCATGGGCGGTCTTTACCGGTTTAACGGCGATTGCATGGTCCGTTGCGGCACTATTTGTTGTACGCGTAATATTCGGCTTTTTCGACGGTTTCTTTCCCAATGCAAGCTCCAAAACGATTGCTGAAACTTTCCCACTAAGACAAAGAGCCAGGGCAAAGTCTTTGGTTATGATAGGTGGCACAGTTGGGACGATTATTGCGGCTGGTGCAGGTGCTCCTTTGGTCGTTGCACATGGCTGGCGTATGACGTTTTTTTATACTGCTTTAATTGGATTGTCTATCTTCCTGCTTTATTTCTTTGGACTCAGAAGAAGTACAGCTGGAGGAGCAGCTGCTGCAAACACCGCAGAGCAAAAGCCAAATGTATCCGTAAAGTCACTTTTAAAGCAGCGTGTAACCTGGGCGCTATTCTTCACTGCTCTTTCAATACAGTTCGTTGGCTGGGGTGTTTCATCCTGGATGCCAATTTATCTAGTAAGAGCCCGTGGAGTGGATATTGAGACAATGGGGATGTTGGTCGCATTGAGCTCAGCAGTCATAATGCTTGCGGCACTTTTTGTCGGTTATCTGCTTGACAAAATTTCCGGTTATGAAAAATATTTCGCTATATTTGGAGGGTTATCAACCGCTATATTTCTTGTTTTATTAACTACCGCTTCAAACGCTATAATGGCTGTAATCTTCCAGACTTTAGCTTCACTGGGCTGTGTGTTTGTTAACATGGTCGTAATGACAAACCCGCTGAAAAGGTACCCGGTGGAAGCTGTCGGCACCGCTAACGGTATCATCGCTACCGGTTCCCAGCTAGGTTCGTTCCTGTCTCCATTGGTTATGGGAATCACGATCGATGCCAGCGGCGGTTCCTTTACTTCAGGCTTCCTGCTTCTTGCCGGTTTTGTGCTTATTGCTGCAGCAGCAGGCAGTCAGATTCCTGTAATCAAAGGATTAAACAAACCAAAGAATACAAATGTGGAAACTAAGGCCAGTTAA
- a CDS encoding enoyl-CoA hydratase/isomerase family protein, with product MAYQENLPDIQKRGLKSDFENYKEKYKDILMMKREDGILELKLHTDGGVFTHSWFWHEAFPAALSEIGNDPENQVIILTAVGDRWMGTNPHVWEKTMHEWGPDAVNKAKFETTRILSNIVFNIDVPIISAINGPGGHFEYALACDLTICTENAVFNDLHFLGGSSPGDGLGLAYQHIMGTKKAAYYCYTGKDIDAKTALELGMVNEIVPREQLLDRAWEIARYIMAHPRVMRYVTHAQLMRPWKKALVEDQDMHTFSMTYANLLIEKPPFEFIKEMRSIGRL from the coding sequence ATGGCATATCAGGAAAATCTACCAGACATTCAGAAAAGAGGTTTGAAGTCAGACTTTGAGAATTACAAGGAAAAGTACAAAGATATTTTAATGATGAAACGCGAAGATGGGATACTTGAATTGAAGTTGCACACTGACGGCGGTGTCTTTACGCACAGTTGGTTTTGGCACGAAGCATTCCCTGCTGCACTGTCGGAAATCGGCAATGATCCCGAGAACCAGGTCATTATTCTGACAGCTGTAGGCGACAGGTGGATGGGCACCAACCCTCATGTATGGGAGAAAACTATGCACGAGTGGGGCCCGGACGCTGTCAACAAAGCGAAATTTGAGACGACAAGGATATTGTCGAACATAGTATTCAATATCGACGTTCCGATCATCTCGGCTATCAACGGCCCCGGTGGTCATTTTGAGTATGCCTTGGCCTGTGATCTCACTATTTGTACTGAAAATGCAGTCTTTAACGATCTGCATTTCCTTGGCGGGTCATCGCCGGGAGACGGCCTGGGTCTTGCGTATCAACATATCATGGGTACCAAAAAGGCTGCATATTACTGCTATACCGGCAAAGATATCGATGCCAAAACGGCGCTCGAATTGGGTATGGTCAACGAAATTGTGCCCCGCGAACAGCTCCTTGATCGCGCCTGGGAAATAGCGAGATATATTATGGCACATCCGCGGGTTATGAGATATGTAACGCATGCACAGCTGATGCGCCCCTGGAAGAAGGCTCTTGTCGAAGACCAGGATATGCATACTTTCTCCATGACCTACGCGAATCTTCTTATTGAAAAACCGCCATTTGAATTTATAAAGGAAATGAGAAGTATAGGTAGACTGTAA
- a CDS encoding amidohydrolase, with translation MVNKEKILPFIEAKREMLFNISDTIWGYAETRFEEFKSSDLLCKVLADEGFTLTKGIAGMETAFIASYGSGKPVIGFLGEFDALYGLSQEAGIAEKKPLEGGGKGHGCGHHALGVGALAAALAVKEYIEKNKIKGTVKYFGCPGEEIGCGKVYMAREGCFDDLDAAITWHPFNSNGIMNSNSLATCAVLFKFHGISSHAAASPHLGRSALDAVELMNIGVNFLREHAEQEVRLHYAIIDTGGRNPNVVQAEASVMHEMRAPKLSQITDLYERIVDIAKGAALMTGTRFDVVFEMAASNLLNNNVLQSLLYEKFVEAGSVPVDEKDIEFARKIRETLNEKQKKFDDGLAVTMFKAGSDVISQISNKEIVDIIYPYDPVETQAMASTDVGDVSWIVPTAQIMTACYAKDTAGHSWQMVAQGKSNLCHKGLLQAGKVMALAGAELLENTQLVEKAKEEHDRRRGGETYKCPIPPDVKPLASR, from the coding sequence ATGGTAAATAAGGAAAAGATATTGCCGTTTATCGAAGCAAAACGGGAGATGCTGTTTAATATAAGCGACACGATATGGGGATATGCGGAAACCAGATTCGAGGAATTCAAATCATCCGACCTATTGTGCAAGGTTTTGGCTGATGAGGGCTTTACCTTAACAAAAGGTATAGCTGGTATGGAAACGGCTTTCATAGCGAGCTATGGCAGCGGGAAACCGGTAATCGGTTTTCTGGGAGAATTTGATGCTCTTTACGGGTTAAGCCAGGAAGCGGGGATCGCGGAAAAAAAGCCTCTGGAAGGGGGGGGGAAGGGCCATGGATGCGGACACCATGCTCTTGGTGTCGGCGCATTGGCAGCCGCGCTTGCCGTAAAGGAATACATAGAGAAAAATAAAATTAAGGGAACAGTGAAGTATTTTGGCTGTCCTGGTGAGGAAATCGGCTGCGGAAAGGTATATATGGCAAGAGAAGGCTGTTTTGATGATCTTGATGCAGCCATCACGTGGCATCCTTTTAACTCAAACGGCATTATGAACAGTAATAGTCTTGCCACCTGCGCCGTACTTTTTAAATTCCACGGCATAAGCTCCCATGCAGCCGCTTCGCCCCATCTTGGAAGAAGCGCGCTGGACGCGGTCGAATTGATGAATATCGGAGTGAACTTCTTAAGAGAGCATGCCGAACAGGAAGTTCGCCTGCACTATGCAATCATTGATACCGGAGGGCGTAATCCGAATGTCGTACAGGCTGAGGCATCCGTCATGCATGAGATGCGTGCACCTAAGCTTTCACAGATAACGGATCTGTACGAGAGGATTGTAGACATAGCAAAAGGCGCGGCTTTGATGACCGGTACTAGATTTGATGTTGTCTTTGAAATGGCAGCATCCAACCTGCTGAACAACAATGTTCTGCAATCACTGCTGTATGAAAAGTTTGTGGAAGCAGGCTCCGTGCCCGTTGACGAAAAGGACATAGAGTTTGCGAGGAAGATTCGGGAGACATTGAACGAAAAGCAAAAGAAGTTTGATGACGGTCTCGCGGTGACTATGTTCAAAGCAGGCAGCGACGTCATATCGCAAATTTCTAACAAGGAAATCGTTGACATTATCTATCCGTACGATCCTGTTGAAACCCAGGCGATGGCTTCAACCGATGTGGGCGATGTCAGCTGGATCGTGCCGACAGCGCAGATTATGACAGCCTGCTATGCAAAAGATACAGCGGGGCATTCCTGGCAAATGGTGGCACAAGGAAAATCGAACCTTTGCCATAAAGGACTGCTGCAGGCAGGAAAAGTCATGGCGCTTGCAGGCGCGGAATTGCTGGAAAATACACAACTGGTAGAAAAGGCAAAGGAGGAGCATGACAGAAGACGAGGCGGAGAGACGTATAAATGTCCGATCCCTCCTGATGTCAAGCCTTTAGCATCAAGGTAA
- a CDS encoding 4-hydroxy-2-oxovalerate aldolase, with the protein MTSNRKRRKDMSNNFELIDVTLRDGSNAVNYQFSVEDTENIVKGLEKGGIRWMEIGHGLGLGATERTAIKALHSDEEYIASARIAAKEMKIGCFFLHTIGDKSDIDKAIDCGLDFLRVGPNANMEEIRESGKYIEYAKSKGLIVHCCIRKAYAVTPDELARQAKVVQAYGTDAVIIMDSAGTLLPNQTKEYIYAMKDQMRGCTAMKVGYHAHDNLSLAVACSLAAVEAGADYIDSCLKGLGRSAGNAPTEILTAALKRIGYDKGDFLILQDIAEEYIGRKASESLESISLSFGYAGFHSAFYEMIEKAAKDYHLDPRALVLETCRRERLNLTEKMIGDVAKKMSGF; encoded by the coding sequence ATGACATCCAATAGAAAAAGGAGAAAGGATATGTCCAACAATTTCGAACTCATTGATGTTACGCTTCGAGACGGAAGTAATGCGGTTAATTACCAGTTTTCGGTTGAGGATACAGAGAATATTGTAAAGGGGCTGGAAAAAGGCGGTATAAGGTGGATGGAAATCGGCCATGGTCTTGGTCTGGGAGCGACCGAAAGGACAGCGATAAAGGCGCTGCACAGTGACGAGGAATACATTGCTTCGGCCAGGATAGCAGCCAAGGAAATGAAAATAGGATGCTTCTTTCTGCACACAATCGGCGATAAGTCCGATATTGACAAGGCGATTGACTGTGGGCTTGATTTTTTAAGAGTAGGTCCCAACGCAAACATGGAGGAGATCCGGGAAAGCGGAAAATATATTGAATACGCGAAAAGCAAGGGGCTTATCGTGCACTGCTGTATCCGGAAAGCCTATGCCGTAACGCCGGATGAATTGGCCCGGCAGGCCAAAGTCGTGCAGGCTTACGGGACAGACGCCGTTATCATCATGGATTCTGCCGGCACGCTGCTGCCAAACCAAACAAAAGAGTATATTTACGCGATGAAGGATCAGATGCGCGGGTGTACGGCTATGAAAGTCGGATACCATGCCCACGACAACCTTTCCCTGGCCGTCGCATGTTCTCTTGCAGCAGTTGAGGCGGGCGCCGACTATATCGATTCCTGTTTGAAAGGACTTGGGAGAAGTGCAGGCAATGCACCAACCGAGATTTTAACGGCTGCGTTAAAACGGATTGGCTATGACAAGGGAGATTTTCTGATATTGCAGGATATCGCCGAGGAATACATAGGCAGGAAAGCGTCGGAATCACTGGAGAGCATATCGCTTTCCTTTGGATACGCAGGATTCCATTCGGCGTTTTACGAAATGATAGAAAAGGCAGCCAAGGATTACCATCTGGATCCGAGGGCGTTAGTGCTGGAGACGTGCAGGAGAGAGAGACTAAATCTTACTGAAAAAATGATAGGGGATGTCGCTAAAAAAATGTCGGGTTTTTAA
- a CDS encoding pyridoxal phosphate-dependent aminotransferase codes for MTLAIADKAREMKLNNIDVISFATGEPDFDTPVQIKEEAIKWTQRGYTKYVASDGIPELKEAIRQKLLRENKLEYAASEILVCNGAKQAIYEAFGAILNPGDEVIIPAPCYVSYIEQVKIFDGVPVIVPTKEEDNFRLKAEDIGKKITDRTKAIVLNSPNNPTGAVIQKEELRKIACLAVENQLFVISDEVYELLVYNDNECFSIAAFDDAIKKLTITVNSLSKSYCMTGWRVGYAAGDEEVISAMSDIHGHMTGNVNSIAQKAGVEAIANYHNFETMIEEYKQRRDLMVKRLNGMPGIHCKSPDGAFYTYTNVMSYYGKIFGDKVIRNSYELAEFLLEQAHVACVPGEAFGMDGYIRFTFAIARERLMEGLDRVESALKLLR; via the coding sequence ATGACGCTGGCGATCGCTGACAAAGCGAGAGAAATGAAACTCAATAATATTGACGTGATAAGCTTTGCCACCGGAGAGCCCGATTTTGATACGCCCGTTCAGATCAAGGAGGAAGCGATCAAGTGGACTCAAAGAGGTTATACGAAATATGTTGCTTCCGACGGCATCCCTGAATTGAAGGAGGCGATCAGGCAAAAGCTTTTAAGAGAAAACAAACTGGAATACGCAGCTTCTGAAATACTGGTCTGCAACGGAGCGAAACAAGCAATCTATGAGGCTTTTGGGGCAATCCTCAATCCCGGAGACGAGGTAATCATTCCGGCGCCCTGCTATGTCAGCTACATCGAACAGGTCAAGATTTTTGACGGCGTACCGGTGATTGTTCCTACGAAAGAGGAGGATAATTTCCGGCTGAAAGCAGAGGACATCGGAAAAAAGATAACGGACAGGACCAAAGCAATTGTGCTGAATTCCCCGAATAATCCGACGGGCGCAGTGATTCAAAAAGAGGAACTCCGAAAGATTGCCTGCCTCGCAGTGGAAAACCAACTTTTTGTGATTTCGGACGAGGTATACGAACTGCTGGTTTACAACGACAATGAATGCTTCAGCATAGCCGCTTTTGACGATGCGATAAAAAAGCTGACCATTACTGTAAATTCGCTTTCGAAAAGCTATTGTATGACTGGATGGCGGGTGGGATACGCGGCGGGAGATGAGGAAGTCATCAGCGCGATGTCAGACATACACGGACATATGACTGGCAATGTGAATTCGATCGCGCAGAAAGCCGGCGTGGAGGCAATTGCTAATTATCATAATTTCGAAACAATGATAGAGGAATATAAGCAGCGGCGGGACCTGATGGTGAAAAGACTGAACGGTATGCCGGGTATTCATTGCAAAAGCCCCGATGGTGCATTCTATACATATACCAACGTCATGAGCTACTACGGCAAGATTTTTGGTGACAAGGTGATTCGTAATTCATACGAACTTGCAGAATTTCTCCTGGAGCAAGCCCATGTAGCATGTGTACCTGGGGAGGCATTCGGCATGGATGGCTACATCCGGTTTACGTTTGCAATCGCGAGAGAACGTTTGATGGAAGGGCTTGACCGGGTCGAAAGCGCGTTGAAACTATTGCGGTGA
- a CDS encoding MarR family transcriptional regulator, which produces MQPAEELRYLILAAQREGSRMFTELLKPLDLTPSQSEVLRVLYDYEPLSMIELGDLLVCETGSPSRLVNRLVEADLIKQEKSEEDSRKVKLELTQKGRDAVSGIRAVEEQMYASIGVLLEGAPVQEIIRLLWKQVDGKPSGKALARRKTQKVP; this is translated from the coding sequence ATGCAACCGGCAGAAGAATTACGTTATCTTATTTTAGCGGCACAGCGTGAAGGAAGCCGAATGTTCACCGAGCTTTTAAAGCCGCTGGACCTTACGCCTTCCCAGAGTGAGGTCTTGCGTGTACTCTATGACTATGAGCCTTTATCGATGATAGAGCTTGGCGATTTGTTGGTGTGTGAAACCGGCAGCCCTAGCCGTTTGGTCAATCGGCTTGTTGAGGCGGATCTTATTAAACAGGAGAAATCCGAAGAGGATTCCCGCAAGGTAAAATTGGAGCTTACACAGAAAGGGAGGGATGCCGTATCAGGTATCCGTGCAGTTGAGGAACAGATGTATGCTTCGATTGGTGTCCTGCTGGAGGGAGCTCCCGTACAGGAAATAATCCGGCTGCTCTGGAAGCAGGTCGACGGCAAACCGAGTGGCAAAGCATTGGCTCGCCGAAAAACGCAAAAGGTGCCTTGA
- a CDS encoding NAD(P)H-dependent oxidoreductase → MNALIIYSHPNTKSFNHAILNQVKQGLKDGGHTFEVIDLYVDNFNPVLVYNEGIKRSELMNDVETAHYRELIKQADELIFIYPIWWYGMPAILKGFIDRVFVSGFAYTSDGKSPKGLLSNKSAWVIYTIDSPAWFVKLFRKNIEWKTMKDAILNYCGIKHVEKSMLAGVKKSDLNRRQKWLELIYHKACRI, encoded by the coding sequence ATGAACGCGTTGATTATTTATTCCCATCCAAATACGAAAAGTTTTAATCACGCTATTCTCAATCAGGTAAAGCAGGGACTGAAGGATGGTGGGCATACCTTTGAGGTGATTGATTTATATGTTGACAACTTCAACCCTGTCCTTGTGTATAACGAGGGCATCAAAAGAAGCGAGCTTATGAATGATGTTGAGACAGCTCATTACCGGGAGCTTATCAAACAGGCCGATGAACTGATATTTATATACCCGATTTGGTGGTATGGCATGCCGGCAATTCTGAAGGGGTTTATTGACAGGGTATTTGTTTCCGGATTTGCTTATACATCTGACGGGAAATCTCCGAAAGGGTTATTAAGCAATAAATCAGCCTGGGTTATCTACACCATTGATTCACCGGCGTGGTTTGTCAAACTATTCCGGAAAAACATAGAATGGAAAACAATGAAGGATGCTATCTTAAACTATTGTGGGATTAAGCATGTAGAAAAAAGCATGTTAGCCGGCGTTAAGAAGAGTGACCTTAACAGAAGGCAGAAATGGCTGGAACTCATTTATCATAAAGCATGCAGGATTTGA
- a CDS encoding oxidoreductase translates to MEFNEVIKLRRSIRKFKAEPIPDEYVNEILKAGRLAPSVSNIQSTRYLVIKNPEVKEKLNEYTVPFVKSAPVVIVCCAYKKAWNEQEKRFLELKEIGAFKDFYEETKQQMEILEKEGKVERMANPEIFSYYLWQHAAIAIDHMMLKAVDLGLGSCWVGFVDREKVRELVNLDNDYDIIALLPIGYPSYNPAPRSRFSVDQLLLKEL, encoded by the coding sequence GTGGAGTTTAACGAAGTTATCAAATTAAGAAGGAGTATTAGAAAATTTAAAGCGGAACCTATACCGGACGAATATGTTAATGAAATTTTAAAAGCCGGACGGCTTGCACCATCTGTTTCAAACATACAGTCTACGCGATATCTTGTAATAAAAAATCCCGAAGTGAAAGAGAAGTTAAATGAATATACCGTACCCTTTGTAAAAAGCGCACCTGTTGTGATAGTATGCTGCGCATATAAAAAGGCATGGAACGAACAAGAAAAAAGGTTTCTTGAGTTAAAAGAAATCGGGGCATTCAAAGATTTTTATGAAGAAACTAAGCAACAAATGGAAATATTAGAGAAAGAAGGAAAGGTTGAAAGAATGGCTAATCCAGAAATATTTAGTTACTATTTGTGGCAGCATGCCGCGATTGCAATCGACCATATGATGTTAAAGGCAGTTGACTTAGGATTGGGAAGTTGCTGGGTTGGTTTTGTAGACAGAGAAAAGGTAAGAGAACTAGTTAATCTTGATAACGATTATGATATAATTGCCCTGTTACCAATTGGCTATCCTAGCTATAACCCTGCACCAAGATCAAGATTTTCTGTTGATCAGTTATTGTTGAAAGAATTATAA
- a CDS encoding HAMP domain-containing histidine kinase, with protein MKRIKKWLPPKISLAVSLVALVFLVMLLSILSAGLIAYLLIKIGILALDGTASPSRAISIMVYISIFMGVVIATLLSRRSVKPIRDMMKATEKVSQGDFSVMVNGSFVFELDTLAWSFNKMVQELKGIETLRSDFVRNFSHEFKTPITSISGFAKLLQAGDASDEEKQEYLNIIVQESERLVHLSTNVLNLSKIESTEIISEKTIYCLDEQIRLAIVMLEQKWCGKNLHVDIKLEDGIEILGDKNLIQQIWVNLLDNAIKYTNNGGIIKVGLWRSGQKATFRLEDNGYGMSDETMRHIFDKFYQGDTSHSLAGNGLGLTLVKRITELCEGTIEVQSQLGEGSIFIVQLPLGVNAKRLPVTSYICI; from the coding sequence ATGAAACGAATAAAAAAGTGGCTTCCCCCGAAAATCAGTCTTGCGGTTTCCTTGGTGGCCTTAGTTTTTCTGGTCATGCTTTTGTCCATTTTATCGGCTGGTTTGATTGCTTATTTGCTAATCAAAATAGGTATCCTGGCTTTAGATGGCACTGCAAGTCCAAGCCGAGCAATCTCCATAATGGTATATATCAGTATTTTTATGGGCGTGGTAATAGCAACATTATTAAGTCGGCGCTCTGTTAAACCAATCCGAGATATGATGAAAGCCACCGAAAAGGTATCTCAGGGTGATTTCTCGGTCATGGTAAACGGCAGTTTCGTCTTTGAATTGGATACGCTTGCCTGGAGTTTCAATAAGATGGTTCAGGAATTAAAAGGTATCGAGACCCTACGCAGCGACTTTGTGAGAAACTTCTCTCATGAGTTCAAAACACCCATTACTTCAATTAGTGGATTTGCCAAACTATTACAGGCGGGTGATGCCAGCGACGAAGAAAAGCAAGAATACCTGAACATAATCGTGCAGGAATCAGAGCGGCTTGTTCATCTTTCCACTAACGTTCTTAACCTTTCAAAAATAGAAAGCACAGAGATTATAAGCGAAAAAACAATTTATTGTTTAGATGAACAAATCAGACTTGCAATTGTAATGTTAGAACAGAAGTGGTGCGGTAAAAATCTTCACGTTGACATTAAACTTGAAGATGGAATTGAAATACTCGGTGACAAAAATTTAATTCAGCAGATTTGGGTTAATCTTCTTGATAATGCCATCAAGTACACGAACAATGGCGGAATTATTAAAGTGGGCCTATGGAGGAGCGGACAAAAGGCTACCTTCCGGCTTGAAGATAACGGATACGGAATGAGTGATGAAACCATGAGGCATATATTTGACAAATTCTATCAGGGAGATACCTCTCATTCATTGGCTGGAAATGGATTGGGATTAACTTTAGTCAAGAGAATTACTGAGCTATGTGAAGGAACTATTGAAGTACAAAGCCAGCTCGGAGAAGGTAGTATTTTTATTGTACAACTGCCATTAGGGGTGAATGCAAAACGTCTTCCAGTCACTTCATATATTTGTATTTAG
- a CDS encoding response regulator transcription factor: MFDILVVEDDINTQKLMCAVLKRGGYNTCTANDGLEALDKMETQRFDLIVLDLMMPRLNGYELCQQLRDVGENIPILMVTANQDTENKHKGFLSGTDDYMTKPFDEQEMLFRIKALLRRARITSEHKVVMGETTADYNTLAVSWKDEQIALPKKEFQLLFKLMSYPDMIFTRNQLMDEIWGLETETDEHTLNVHINRLRDKFRDNSDFEIVTVRGLGYKIVRRV, encoded by the coding sequence GTGTTCGATATTTTAGTTGTCGAAGATGATATCAATACTCAGAAACTAATGTGCGCTGTTTTAAAGCGCGGCGGATATAACACATGTACTGCAAATGATGGCCTTGAAGCACTTGACAAGATGGAAACACAGCGATTTGATTTGATTGTTTTGGATTTGATGATGCCTCGCTTGAATGGCTATGAGTTATGTCAACAATTACGTGATGTTGGCGAAAACATCCCAATCCTGATGGTAACCGCTAATCAAGATACGGAAAACAAACATAAAGGTTTTCTTTCCGGAACTGATGATTATATGACGAAACCCTTTGATGAACAAGAAATGTTGTTCCGAATAAAGGCGCTTTTGCGTCGGGCGCGAATTACCAGCGAACACAAAGTCGTCATGGGCGAAACCACAGCGGACTACAATACGCTTGCAGTTTCATGGAAAGATGAACAGATTGCTTTACCAAAGAAAGAATTTCAACTTCTTTTTAAGCTCATGAGTTATCCCGATATGATATTCACGCGCAATCAACTAATGGACGAAATTTGGGGCTTGGAGACTGAAACAGACGAACATACCCTGAATGTCCATATCAACAGACTGCGCGATAAATTCAGAGACAATTCCGATTTTGAAATTGTGACAGTGCGCGGCTTGGGGTATAAGATTGTGAGGCGCGTATGA
- a CDS encoding ABC transporter ATP-binding protein yields the protein MEKTSSCYAAIQMDSLTKKFGDYRAVNDLSLDVNHGEIFGFLGLNGAGKSTTIKMMLSLLKPSSGSIYMLGNKVDSGSHKLWEKIGYLEEATYYPGLTVIENLDIARRMQMISDRQSITRVIQKLGLEAHKNKKAKNLSLGNKQRLGLAKAMIHNPKILILDEPINGLDPAGVVEIREMLFDLSKNLGVTVFISSHQLEELSKLVDRIGIIHEGQLIQEIKMAHLEQSLQKHMVLDGRDKNAMKQILSKHRYRFEESTDGRLFLSEGPATEEPERLAELLVGLGQPPTQLNIVTEDLEGYFLRIIQSTRRVHG from the coding sequence ATGGAAAAAACAAGTAGCTGTTACGCTGCAATACAGATGGACAGCCTTACAAAAAAATTCGGTGATTATCGCGCCGTCAACGATCTTTCACTTGATGTGAATCATGGCGAAATATTCGGGTTTCTAGGTCTGAATGGGGCAGGTAAATCGACCACAATCAAAATGATGCTGTCATTGCTCAAACCCTCGTCCGGCAGTATCTACATGTTGGGGAATAAAGTTGACTCCGGAAGTCACAAGTTATGGGAGAAAATTGGCTATTTAGAAGAAGCAACTTATTATCCAGGGCTTACAGTAATAGAAAATTTAGACATTGCCCGCCGGATGCAAATGATATCTGACCGTCAATCAATTACTCGCGTGATACAGAAGCTCGGTTTAGAAGCTCATAAAAATAAGAAAGCTAAAAATCTTTCTCTGGGAAACAAACAGCGGTTAGGGTTAGCAAAAGCAATGATCCACAATCCAAAGATTTTAATTTTGGATGAACCCATCAACGGACTTGACCCCGCTGGTGTCGTGGAAATCAGGGAGATGCTTTTCGATTTATCGAAAAATTTGGGGGTTACTGTTTTTATATCAAGTCATCAATTGGAAGAACTTTCAAAATTGGTTGATCGAATTGGTATAATCCATGAAGGACAGTTGATTCAGGAAATCAAAATGGCGCATTTGGAGCAGTCTTTACAAAAACATATGGTCCTGGATGGCCGCGACAAAAATGCAATGAAACAGATACTCTCGAAACATAGATATCGTTTTGAGGAAAGCACAGATGGACGCTTGTTCCTTTCGGAAGGCCCCGCGACGGAAGAACCCGAAAGATTGGCCGAACTGCTGGTTGGGTTGGGTCAGCCCCCAACCCAACTAAACATTGTTACCGAAGATTTAGAAGGTTATTTTTTGCGAATCATACAAAGCACAAGGAGGGTACACGGATGA